Genomic segment of Engystomops pustulosus chromosome 8, aEngPut4.maternal, whole genome shotgun sequence:
catcggcagcaccagaggaggtaagtacatgtttattgtgtttaaatagccctccccagcccggccataagaaatttttaaaacccggataacccctttcagTTGATTTTGTATTcaagtcagaaccgtatactttattaatgTAACCcctgtccaaatttttttttcctctgtgacaactggattttaaatatgttggattgtcataagaaccaggataaacaataaatcttaattacagacacctttgataactgctatagctgtttcttgtagcctagggctaaagtacagtaaattgacgATATCCAGATAtccaggttgtctgtaagttgggtgttcataaataggggaccacctgtattgctaTCCtgcattcatttacattttttctgaTATCACATACGCAGTCATTTTTCTCCATGAGACAAAATTAGTTTACTGAAGGGTCAACTCATCAGGAGTAGAGATGTTATAAGCAGCAAAAAGACTCACAAAATGAAAACTGAAGCACCTCTAAGATAAGAATAGAGAGAGTTTCTGTAAGAAACATTTTATTACAGAAAATTCAGCTTACAGACAAATTACTGGCATACACTAGCAACCAAGTCTTTTTGAGCACCAGACATCTGCCTCCAGATGTAAAAATTTGTATTTCTATCAAAAAAGATTTATGAAGTTGCAGTCTTCCCTTTCTGGAATGAAAAATAATTTCCAATAGACAAAACATAAAAAGACAATTTTGAACAGTGGGACACTTCATAACCTGAAGATCTTTCCTAATATTTACGCCCCAAAATAGATTTAGCTAAATATACCCTTTTTTTTGATCAAAAGGCATCTCTCTCTCAATAGGGGGTGGGTGGGGGTATTAAGCAGAAGTCTCATATCAGAACTGTtgcagtttcccatggcaaccaatcagagttcaactttcattttcccacagctgtttataaaagctctgattgctttccatggacaactaggatagttttaccttaaaaaaaaatgttgagaaatctcccccaatgttttccATAGCGTAAGTTGTTGCATTTTAGTTAGATTTCCAAGAAAATATTTCTAAAGAATTTTCTGAACTGATTTTGTAGTTTTTTCCCTCTCTTTTTGCTTAGTTTCCTGTCATAAATAATTGTGTTTAGATTAGTGTAGAATCAAATAGTTTCACTTAACCCATTATTGTTTAATCTCTCTATCACGGACATCCTgtttctttaaataaataaagtcaTCACCAAATGAAAATTTGTATACAAAGTATGGAAAGTCTGAGTCTAGAGAGAAATGTTCTCCCCAGTAGGCCATTTCAATCAGGTTTCTATGCAACACCCAAAACAATACAATCCACAGTATCTCTTTTGAATGTTAAATAAGACAAAAGCATGGGTTGACCTATATCATTTTCACTAATCTCACCATAAatgtcgcgtccatgcgatctcccggccagcacacactatgatgcggcggtgtcattGCTGATGACGTTTTAAGGCCATTTCACATTATTCCATGATCAGTTGGCTCAATGTTGGGGAAATAAGAACTccatgcaaaatatatcaatataatgcatGGAGCTCCATCCCTGGCATGGGACTGATCATGGAATAATATGAAATGGTTTAGGAATGGGTTTTTTCACGCCATTCTTTTTACctttgatccaatgttgtcagtgaacagaataaaaataggttctaaattaaagtggaaaatgaCTGAAaccagaaagaaataaaaaagctGGCCATAAGTCAAAATGGGTTGAGTTTAAAATCATTGATGTTAGAAAATGCAAAGGTGAGCCCCATATAACATTTAGTATTTAGCCCAAATTATCAAGGACACATCCAAAAAGACACAATACTTGTGTGGTGCACCAATAACCATGTGACATGTCACTCCCGCaaactttgttttttctttcctgagactgcattcacactttcatttgcattgtgtttagaaaAGCAATTCAAAAGCAAATGAGGGAGGTTCCACCTGATTGCATAAAAATCAATTGCATGCAGTGCGTTTTTAAACTCAATGcaaatgcatcgtgtgaatgcagcctgagggtggtgccacacatggcgtttttggtccgtttttaaacatccgttttcagtccgtttttggctgtttaccatgcatttggctgcttacaacctgtttatctattaagataattgggaaaaactgactaaaagggatgcggtcacacgttgcagtgaaaactgcattgcaattagtTTGGATTTGGTTTTAGGAgcggttttgtcaatttcacaggtgaaagacatgaactgaatgggtgaatgagatttgtggagtaggtttccccttcaaaatcaaattcatgtctttcacctgttaaattgagaaaactgcacctaaaacccccacaaagctgattgcgatgcagttttaacttcaacgtgtgatcgcaccctgatAGTTTCAATTAATGCACTTGTGTAGGGAATGTCATCTAGTTAGAATAATCAACTGATCAACTGATCAAAATATTAATCCTTTAAAAtactaatattttaaaaataactatTTTTGGTGCAGAGCTATTTTAGTAGACGGGTAAAACCGGTCATAAAATCATAGATCAGGTGACTTGTAAGCATCAAAAGATTGCAATAGAAATTAGATACAGGTCGATGTGAACTTTGCAATTATATATTAAgatttataaaataaagaatatttggtTATCCAGACACCACTAATGTAGTCAACAATCAGAAATTAtcactttacatttttattcaccACAGTCTtccaatgtttttgttttaaacaaaGGCGGAGCTAAACACAATCTACATTTGACTGGTAAAGAAGAGGCCGGGGATTTGCTAGCTTAAGTATAAAAGACCAAGTTAGACTTCTCTTTCCACTTGTTTCTAACTAGCAGTGATAATGGCTACTGACTCAGGAGAAACCCAGAAAAAGGTAAGTTATGCTatatacttaattttttttttttttgatttgtaCAAATGTTTCTATCTTACTAGTTTAATTAAATAATAGTTTACATGTGCTGCTGAATAAAATACCTTACCGATTGTGTTTCTTGTGATAGGCAAACATGAATGTTATACAAAATGTTAATCCTTTACCATACTGTAAGATACAACACTTGTGAAGGGGGTATTGTAAAATtactacattttaaaaaaagccaTCACAGTTCTGCTAATCATAATTTATTACACTAAAAATGTTATTAATTCTTGGTCCCTCTTGCCACTCGGGCAATGACTGCTAATCCATTTTAAGGGAAATCAGAGGGGACAAGAGGtaggtatcagccagtatcaggAATGCATTTGAAATGAAATAGCAGAGATACTGGGAATTGAGCATCACTTTTATTTACTATCTTTAATGCTATGCTGGTTCTTAAAAGTAATGTAATAGTTTTCTTTTTAATACTACTTGATCAGGTAAAATGTGTAATAtttgaaaatatttataaatgCTTCTAGATTAAAAGAATTGTCCACTGTCTAAACATGTATCACCTATATTAACAATGTAAAGAGTATTACTAACTATAGGCCTATCACatacaattttataaaaaattgcaTTGAATTACTGAAGACTAAAGTTATCTAATAATCCCATTGGGATATTTATGTAGTTACACTATTGGTGCTAATCTGGTTGATTTCAATTTAAACCTATCCTATCTGTACATATATGGTTCTTATGCCTTATGCTCTTTTCTTTTGGCAGATTGGATTCAGTGGCGTAAAATACCCAACAATCCTGGCGACAAATTCCAGCTATTTAATGGACAGTGAGTTTACTGAAGGGTCGACACATCAGGAGCAGAGGAATCCTAAGCGTCTAAAAGACCCTCAAATTGAAGGGGAATGGATTTGTACAACAGACCTTCTCCAAATGGGTGGTGTTAAGAAAAGGCCAAGACTTTTGCCACCTGAAATCAAAATGTTCATATTTGTTCCAAAAGATAGCAAAGAAACCATGAAGGAATAGATATGCAAGTCTAGACTGAGAGACACAAAAAATTAAACTCAAAAGAACATGGCAGCTCTAagacaaatatattaaaaattcacaTTAAGAGAGACTTCAACATTCTATTTCAATTTTggtaatgtttttattttgtatatattgatttttgtaaatgaaacGAAAAGCTTTTAATAGTGTTACTTTATTAAGTACAATGAAATATGTTttaataaaggtttattttttatagaaaacATGCTGTTTTTGAGTATTTATTTATGGGACAATTTGTACCAAAATTGCCAATTTGAAAATGCCCAGAGTTTTTGTTAGGAATATTATGTTATCTGCAATAACATTTAAGTGACCATTGCTGGTTACAGAAACACCTCAAGtactataaacagctataacacatATGAGAGGTTCTAACTAACATGATTCAAACTAACATGACACACCTTTGAACCTTCACTTGTTCCTAGGCTATATCAAAGTAATCAGAGAAAAAAAAGTTGTCACTTCAATAAATTTCCTGTACTTAATGTTGCCAATTTAACTATGGTCCAAAATATGCTAATATGTCAAGATTACAATAAAATTTATCAGCCACCGTCTcttcaaacaaaataaaatatggaaGTTTATTGATATGGCATACACCCTATTTCACATTGGCGTTTGTGCTCTGCTTCAATTGCGCATCCGTTGCGTTGTCTCATTTATTTTCCATTTGGTCTCATTGTAAAAGAAACTGAAGGTTTAAAGTTGCTTCAAAAACATCACACCTAGCTTTTCAGTTTAATCAGTGGAAAAAAACCCGGACGTTttaggtttttgttttgtttgtttttttgcggacccaaagactattgccttccatgatccacatccatgaaaaaaagGACACATTCTATTGTTTTTTCAACGCACATGGATCTGTGAAAATATGAGCCAATGTGAATacatccatagaaatcaatggctttgtgaggcatctgtggaaatcactgaaacaCGTATTTcaaacaaagccaatgtgaaatagACCTTTAAATGAGGTGATTCAATTTAGAATCCCACATCTATACCTTAGACCAACTGATAATACCAATTTTATAAAATGCAAAATtgggaattagactcaccggtaattcggtttccatctagtcctccatgacggcccactaggaggatgacccttgacctctgtagggacaggaagcagagaggttaaaaggctccccccctcatcctcccgccagtgtctaccaaataactacaccggtggaagatacaacGTAATTTTATTCTGCATGTTTTATCGTCACATACAGAAATTAACAACAGAGTGGAAGAAAAAcatgggagggaaaatatataggccgtcatggaggactagatggaaaccgaattaccggtgagtctaattcccaatttccataacgtcccccatgacggcccactaggagatctacaaaattagtagagttagggtgggaccacagcctggagaaccttCTGACTGAAGGCGAGATCCTGTGAGTTAGGCAAGTCCAACCGATAGTGTTTTGCAAAGGTGGATGAAGAAGCccaggtggcagctctgcagatttgttcaagagaagcgcccctcttctctgcccaggaggcggatatggctctggtggaatgggctttaagattaggaggaacttccttcccttgttctgtgtaacaagaggctatggcagtctttaaccatctagcgatcgtggttttggatgcctttacccctttgttcttcccctgaaactgaacaaagagattgtgatcTTTGCGCCAGGATTTTGTAACCTTCAAGTACTCTAAGACCGAGCgccttacatccagggaatgccactCCAATTCCTTGCTTGAAGAAGGATTCCCGTAGAATGATGGAAGGATTATTTCTTGAATCTTGTGAAACCTAGACGCCACTTTTGGAACAAAGCTTGGGTCCAGAGTCAGAGTTATCctgtcagggagaatacacatatatggttctctaatagaaatggcttggagttcccccagccttctagcCGAAGTCACGGCTACTAATAAGGAAGTCTTTAAAGTTAAGTTTTTTATACTAGCGTCCTTtaaaggctcaaagggaggtctggagagagcatccagaaccagggagagatcccaggagggaacccgcttcagaatctgaggcctaattctatttgcagctgcaataaatcttttgacccacctgtggtccgccagGGGATGGTCGAAAAATGCGCTCAAagccgaaatttggactttcaGAGTGCTGGTAGAGAGTCCAATTTCTAGTCCTTTTTGCAGGAAGTCTAgtacctgtaaaatatttgggttagactgagaggggggattagccccacagaaggtcacaaactttttccatatcttatgatatatggcgaaagtaaccttttttctacttgccttcaaaGTAGTTATTACAGCCCGAGAGAGACCTTGGGACCTTAGGAACTCgaactcaggatccaagccgccagACGGAGTCTTCCTGGATCGGGATGGAAAATCGGTCCTTGAAATAGAAGGTCCTTCTGAACCGGTAGAATAAAAGGTTGCTGGACAGATAGGGACTTCAACAGTGGGTACCAGTTTCTTTttggccagtttgggcagatcAGGATCACCCTTGACCGGTCGAGCAAAATTTTTCTGAGTACTCTCGCgattaggggaattgggggaaaggcatacatgAGATTTCCGCTCCAA
This window contains:
- the LOC140076157 gene encoding uncharacterized protein, producing the protein MPTCGRLESEPYSDPSELDPNFLEQEVLRSRQEDPDSFLCKEGPTVVDRIKEPRERGMLAPPPNHHHSDGRKQLRLGSNLSFPLRAGVLDSSPSRKQLKLQGVKSGLGSAKIEHSLSEESSYPHSLGQRLDSVLFKETRGYKIPSIIESGSYHLPVGRRKYLFHLSHSFEGIPKQRSGLSQQEGDPTERMVSQPGNLPTPNQRLGHAPNRPIRHEGEFKMPTILFSGGRRVQRPLGRVQPSLERKSHVCLSPNSPNRESTQKNFARPVKGDPDLPKLAKKKLVPTVEVPICPATFYSTGSEGPSISRTDFPSRSRKTPSGGLDPEFEFLRSQGLSRAVITTLKASRKKVTFAIYHKIWKKFVTFCGANPPSQSNPNILQVLDFLQKGLEIGLSTSTLKVQISALSAFFDHPLADHRITLTLDPSFVPKVASRFHKIQEIILPSFYGNPSSSKELEWHSLDVRRSVLEYLKVTKSWRKDHNLFVQFQGKNKGVKASKTTIARWLKTAIASCYTEQGKEVPPNLKAHSTRAISASWAEKRGASLEQICRAATWASSSTFAKHYRLDLPNSQDLAFSQKVLQAVVPP